A single window of Streptomyces aquilus DNA harbors:
- a CDS encoding TetR/AcrR family transcriptional regulator produces the protein MAVDRDHVLRSAAALLTRKSTATMDEVAKAAGISRATLHRHFAGRDALVRALEALGIEECEAALDAARLAEGPASDAVRRLVRELEPAAALLGFLYTENQLFEGEGQNAGWTRIDDRVSALFRRGQDSGEFRIDLSPVWLTEAVYGLLASGAWAVSEGRVARKDFTYMIAELLLGGALRHHTEPREES, from the coding sequence ATGGCTGTCGATCGTGACCACGTGCTGCGCAGCGCCGCGGCCCTGCTGACCCGTAAATCCACCGCGACCATGGACGAGGTCGCCAAGGCCGCGGGGATCAGCCGGGCCACGCTGCACCGCCACTTCGCGGGGCGCGACGCACTCGTACGGGCTCTTGAGGCGCTCGGCATCGAGGAGTGCGAGGCCGCGCTGGACGCCGCCCGCCTCGCCGAGGGCCCCGCGAGCGACGCCGTACGCCGTCTGGTGCGCGAGCTGGAACCGGCGGCCGCCCTGCTCGGCTTCCTCTACACCGAGAACCAGCTGTTCGAGGGCGAGGGGCAGAACGCGGGCTGGACCCGCATCGACGACCGCGTCTCCGCGCTGTTCCGGCGCGGACAGGACAGCGGCGAGTTCCGCATCGACCTCAGCCCGGTCTGGCTCACCGAGGCGGTGTACGGCCTGCTGGCCTCCGGCGCCTGGGCGGTGTCGGAAGGACGCGTGGCCCGCAAGGACTTCACCTACATGATCGCCGAGCTGCTCCTCGGCGGCGCACTGAGGCATCACACAGAACCGAGAGAGGAATCATGA